A stretch of the Gemmatimonadaceae bacterium genome encodes the following:
- a CDS encoding serine/threonine-protein kinase yields MSSLKICPQCGAGYELDQRFCPQDGTTLRLQNATGDLVGSIVADRYHVIRKLGEGGMGQVYLAEHVKMGRKSALKVMNPAMVKDADAISRFNREAANASHINHPNVADVYDFGETPDGIIYLAMEFVDGPPLTKLIEDEGPMSPGRAASIVRQAADALSVAHDMGIVHRDLKPDNIMIARDRDGSDVVKVVDFGIAKAADNAAQKVTKTGLVVGTPEYMSPEQLAGDKLDGRSDIYALALVAFNMLTGRLPFPAETVQESMIMRLTESPRKLAEMRPDVAWSGEVQACLDKALERDVRARYQTATDFGRSVSKALERMASPASGTMVRSLATNGGDGAEPRTSLPATRVGADRPAVAPSDVASLAAAERMIVGSPVRRRRTAIVASAGGVILIAALLTAAMVYRRDSEKSAVRDSVTQVASTPSDKGLRDTAKFSQPVETTATPRGSAPGLADVGKMLDSLEQIVEGSVSPNEATRVIRTLEEMSLRIKGNEQLVHAAIVDALAEGSRHNNTAACVALGRVRTLAPKTTRARQFAYTDSVAC; encoded by the coding sequence GTGAGCAGTTTGAAGATCTGCCCCCAGTGCGGAGCGGGATACGAGCTCGATCAGCGGTTCTGCCCGCAAGACGGCACGACGCTGCGACTCCAGAACGCGACGGGTGATCTCGTCGGCTCCATCGTCGCGGACCGATACCACGTGATCCGCAAGCTCGGCGAAGGCGGTATGGGCCAGGTCTATCTCGCCGAACATGTCAAAATGGGACGCAAGAGTGCGCTCAAGGTGATGAATCCGGCGATGGTGAAGGACGCCGATGCGATCAGCCGCTTCAACCGAGAAGCTGCCAACGCGAGCCACATCAATCACCCGAACGTTGCCGACGTCTATGACTTCGGTGAGACGCCCGACGGTATCATCTACCTCGCGATGGAATTCGTCGATGGTCCGCCGTTGACGAAGTTGATCGAGGACGAGGGGCCGATGTCGCCCGGCCGCGCGGCGTCGATCGTTCGTCAGGCGGCGGACGCGCTCTCCGTCGCGCACGACATGGGGATCGTGCATCGCGATCTCAAGCCCGACAACATCATGATCGCGCGCGATCGCGATGGCAGCGACGTCGTGAAGGTAGTGGACTTCGGAATCGCGAAAGCCGCGGATAACGCGGCGCAGAAGGTGACGAAGACAGGTTTGGTCGTCGGTACGCCGGAGTACATGAGTCCCGAGCAATTGGCGGGCGACAAGCTCGACGGACGGAGCGACATCTACGCGCTGGCGCTCGTCGCTTTCAACATGCTCACCGGGCGTCTTCCCTTCCCGGCGGAGACGGTTCAGGAATCGATGATCATGCGCCTGACGGAATCGCCGCGGAAGCTCGCGGAGATGCGTCCCGACGTTGCCTGGTCGGGCGAAGTGCAGGCGTGTCTCGACAAGGCGCTCGAGCGCGATGTCAGAGCGCGATATCAGACGGCGACGGATTTCGGACGGTCGGTCTCGAAGGCGCTCGAGCGTATGGCGTCGCCGGCGTCTGGCACGATGGTTCGATCTCTGGCAACGAATGGTGGTGACGGAGCGGAGCCGCGTACCTCGCTTCCCGCGACGCGGGTTGGCGCTGACCGTCCGGCGGTCGCGCCATCGGATGTCGCGAGCTTGGCAGCGGCCGAGCGGATGATCGTTGGGAGTCCCGTCAGGCGACGCCGGACTGCGATCGTGGCGTCCGCCGGGGGTGTGATACTAATCGCTGCGCTCCTGACCGCGGCGATGGTATATCGGCGCGACTCCGAGAAGTCCGCTGTTCGCGATAGTGTGACCCAGGTGGCCAGCACACCGTCCGACAAAGGGCTGCGGGATACGGCCAAGTTCTCGCAGCCAGTCGAAACGACGGCGACGCCACGCGGGAGCGCGCCAGGACTCGCCGACGTCGGCAAGATGCTCGATTCGCTCGAACAGATCGTGGAAGGCAGCGTGTCGCCTAACGAGGCAACACGCGTCATCCGTACGCTGGAGGAGATGAGCCTTCGCATCAAAGGAAATGAGCAGCTCGTGCACGCGGCGATCGTCGATGCGCTTGCAGAGGGCAGTCGCCACAACAACACGGCGGCATGCGTGGCATTGGGCCGCGTCCGCACGCTCGCGCCGAAAACGACGCGGGCGCGTCAGTTTGCATATACAGACAGCGTAGCCTGCTGA